The Brevibacillus brevis genome contains a region encoding:
- a CDS encoding helix-turn-helix domain-containing protein, giving the protein MFTEIGELLHAYRQRKNISWSELAERTDISKAALSKIESGETKRPGFSQWKKIASTLEIPYVDVITSYLGTTERPATLQILLKEAIELNYPPVVQQVALKLLETPKMDTFLALDHLLQATNDAKDRAVILALHEVIIDYARKHGVPLYLGKSLYDRYMLERDDFSRFEETYRRGKELLHYTDLLLPIDRITFYYRIGTHAYILGYYGESIEFCGKGIREDGTDNKPKASAFISIVNSYLSLGDLILAELYLKEYEKSEYADYRKNHLRALLHAKQGQHEDAMRLYEQCLAEAGKDSRVTIVSDLLEVYLESGNDALIKELIDSENQFLPSDILAHPYRIKQAARYYKRKGVCQLAIGHVEDGFESLLQSISYYRQLGASDKVIEGVGLFLKHHRLQQRAFSFENMEIIERFCHNEGIKE; this is encoded by the coding sequence ATGTTCACAGAAATCGGAGAATTACTCCATGCCTACCGACAACGGAAAAATATATCGTGGAGTGAGCTTGCAGAGCGTACAGATATTAGCAAGGCAGCACTTTCCAAGATCGAGTCAGGGGAAACAAAGCGACCAGGGTTTTCCCAATGGAAAAAGATTGCAAGTACTCTCGAAATTCCGTATGTCGATGTAATCACCTCGTATCTAGGCACCACGGAAAGACCTGCGACACTTCAAATACTCCTGAAAGAGGCGATTGAGCTTAATTACCCGCCAGTGGTTCAACAGGTGGCTTTAAAGCTACTGGAAACGCCGAAAATGGACACTTTTCTAGCGCTGGATCACCTTTTACAGGCGACAAACGACGCGAAGGATCGAGCCGTTATACTGGCCTTGCACGAGGTGATTATTGATTACGCGAGGAAGCACGGCGTCCCTTTATATCTCGGAAAGAGCCTCTATGATCGCTACATGCTCGAAAGGGACGACTTTTCGCGGTTTGAGGAAACCTACCGCAGAGGAAAGGAATTGCTGCACTACACCGATCTGCTACTGCCGATTGACCGCATTACCTTTTACTATCGTATAGGGACACACGCGTATATCTTAGGCTACTACGGGGAGAGTATCGAATTTTGCGGGAAAGGGATTCGCGAAGACGGTACGGACAATAAGCCCAAAGCCTCGGCCTTCATTTCAATTGTCAATTCATACTTGAGTCTGGGCGATCTGATCCTAGCCGAGCTGTATCTAAAAGAGTATGAAAAGAGCGAATACGCAGACTATCGAAAGAATCATCTGCGAGCGCTTCTGCACGCGAAACAGGGACAGCACGAGGATGCAATGAGACTCTACGAACAGTGTCTCGCAGAAGCAGGGAAGGACAGCCGCGTGACCATTGTCAGCGATCTTTTAGAAGTCTACTTAGAGAGTGGAAATGATGCCCTAATAAAAGAGCTGATCGACTCTGAAAATCAGTTTTTACCTTCGGACATCCTCGCTCACCCGTACCGGATCAAACAGGCTGCGCGATACTACAAGCGCAAAGGGGTATGTCAGCTCGCAATTGGACACGTTGAGGACGGGTTCGAGAGCCTTCTGCAAAGTATCAGCTACTACCGACAGCTAGGGGCGTCCGACAAAGTTATAGAGGGCGTGGGACTCTTCCTAAAACATCATCGGCTGCAACAAAGGGCTTTTTCTTTCGAAAACATGGAAATAATTGAGAGGTTCTGCCATAATGAGGGCATAAAGGAATAG
- a CDS encoding helicase-related protein yields the protein MAICGAGKTELLFPSVTEALAAGGRVLIATPRKDVVLELAPRIQRVFPGAKVIAVHGSSAEKWEESDITIATTHQVMRYHRRFLLVVLDEADAFPYHNDPILYRALSRAVKTNGKLLYLSATPPGYLQKRLVRKGRSTLGSSGAIPLFSDTHVLLPGRYHGAALPVPKILTVQRLHKRVQKKQIVASLIEAVSTSLNEDRQVFVFVPRVDEIDRVLSFLQKWLPAHAGEMAGVHAADPMREEKVLAFRGKRYTVMVTTTILERGVTIPKSDVVVVGAEAPVFDEASLVQIAGRVGRSLDDTTGRVLFLQAERATSPKRAVRQISQMNNLAQRLAEQRGLS from the coding sequence TTGGCTATTTGTGGAGCGGGCAAAACAGAGTTGTTATTCCCTTCTGTTACAGAGGCACTTGCTGCTGGCGGTCGCGTTTTGATTGCGACACCTCGAAAAGACGTCGTGCTGGAGCTGGCTCCGCGGATTCAGCGAGTCTTTCCAGGGGCTAAAGTGATCGCCGTCCACGGTTCGAGCGCGGAGAAGTGGGAAGAGAGTGACATCACGATTGCGACCACGCATCAGGTCATGCGCTACCATCGGCGTTTTTTGCTGGTGGTTCTCGACGAGGCCGACGCGTTCCCTTACCATAATGATCCTATTTTGTATCGAGCTCTATCCAGAGCGGTGAAAACGAATGGGAAGCTCCTCTATTTAAGCGCGACACCTCCGGGATATTTACAAAAAAGGCTCGTTAGGAAAGGGCGCTCAACCCTAGGCTCGTCTGGCGCGATACCGCTCTTCTCTGATACGCATGTTCTGTTGCCCGGGCGCTATCATGGTGCTGCGCTGCCAGTCCCCAAGATTCTCACGGTACAGCGCTTACATAAGCGCGTTCAGAAAAAACAAATCGTGGCATCGTTAATAGAAGCGGTAAGTACTTCTCTGAATGAAGACCGACAAGTTTTTGTTTTTGTCCCGCGAGTTGATGAAATTGACAGAGTGCTATCGTTTCTTCAAAAGTGGCTTCCTGCTCATGCAGGGGAGATGGCCGGTGTCCATGCGGCAGACCCTATGCGGGAGGAAAAGGTACTCGCGTTTCGAGGAAAACGTTATACCGTCATGGTGACGACTACGATTCTGGAGCGGGGTGTGACTATACCGAAGAGTGATGTAGTAGTGGTAGGTGCGGAGGCACCCGTTTTTGACGAGGCATCTTTGGTGCAAATAGCAGGGAGAGTGGGGCGGTCACTCGATGATACGACGGGTAGGGTTCTATTCTTGCAAGCAGAACGCGCTACTTCTCCAAAGCGGGCTGTCAGACAGATTTCACAGATGAACAACTTGGCTCAAAGGCTCGCGGAACAAAGAGGCCTTTCATGA
- a CDS encoding ComF family protein has protein sequence MSSGMCVRCGGRIIALQKETVAREKARQLSDQMSYPVIYRMLKGIVVCGVCLDALPLIGHDICQRCGRDRKWQASIGSEGLCRDCVHGEDGQILVANRSLLRYEKGEKDLLGLFKYRGDERLASYYGTLLAVTVQRYYRSMGFTCITTVPLHPQRLRERGFNQVDLLARHLGAAIKIPVRSLLRRTKDTPKLSKQRGRVSRQESMREAFAWGEQSIPSASTVLLIDDIYTTGATLRSCARTIREHLGPSCEIYSLTIYR, from the coding sequence ATGAGCAGTGGGATGTGTGTCCGTTGTGGTGGACGTATCATTGCTCTTCAAAAGGAAACGGTCGCTCGAGAAAAAGCGCGACAGCTATCGGATCAGATGAGCTATCCGGTCATCTACCGGATGTTAAAAGGGATTGTGGTGTGTGGAGTCTGCCTTGATGCTTTGCCGTTGATTGGGCATGATATTTGCCAGCGGTGCGGGCGTGATAGGAAGTGGCAGGCTAGTATCGGCAGTGAAGGGTTATGCAGGGATTGTGTTCATGGAGAAGATGGTCAGATTTTGGTGGCAAATCGGAGTTTGCTTCGCTATGAAAAGGGAGAGAAGGATTTGCTCGGATTGTTCAAATATCGCGGTGATGAAAGGTTAGCTTCATACTACGGTACGCTTCTCGCCGTTACGGTTCAGCGTTATTACAGGTCTATGGGGTTTACCTGTATCACGACGGTCCCCCTACATCCACAACGATTGCGGGAACGCGGCTTCAATCAGGTTGACTTGCTGGCTCGCCATTTAGGAGCAGCGATCAAGATTCCCGTGAGATCTTTGCTGCGTCGAACGAAGGACACCCCGAAGCTAAGCAAACAGAGGGGGCGTGTGTCCCGACAAGAAAGCATGCGTGAAGCTTTTGCGTGGGGTGAGCAGAGTATACCGTCTGCCTCTACAGTCTTGCTCATCGATGACATCTATACAACTGGTGCCACGCTGCGTTCGTGCGCGAGGACAATCAGAGAACATTTGGGGCCAAGCTGTGAAATATATTCCTTGACAATATACCGATAG
- a CDS encoding TIGR03826 family flagellar region protein — MSMGKLANCSRCDAVFVQAVRDICPKCYKEVEQEYETCAQFLRKRENRGSNIHQVSEATGVSVKQITKFIKEGRISVAGNPNLGYPCERCGFLIRAGNICESCLKGLKHEITQETEVEQRLEEFQRAQLAQAAYRRKQNSDE, encoded by the coding sequence ATGTCTATGGGCAAGTTGGCAAACTGCTCGCGGTGTGATGCTGTATTTGTACAAGCAGTCCGTGACATTTGCCCCAAATGTTATAAAGAAGTGGAACAAGAATATGAGACATGCGCCCAGTTTTTGCGTAAGCGCGAAAATCGCGGATCGAATATTCACCAGGTAAGCGAAGCCACCGGCGTGAGCGTGAAGCAAATCACGAAGTTCATCAAAGAAGGGCGCATTTCGGTTGCTGGCAATCCCAACCTTGGCTATCCATGTGAACGCTGCGGTTTTTTGATTCGGGCAGGCAACATATGCGAATCTTGTCTAAAAGGCTTGAAGCACGAAATCACGCAAGAAACCGAGGTAGAACAGAGGTTGGAGGAATTCCAACGAGCCCAACTAGCCCAAGCGGCTTATCGAAGAAAGCAGAATAGTGACGAATAG
- the flgM gene encoding flagellar biosynthesis anti-sigma factor FlgM has product MRINEPNRVGMINAYNKTGNNQVGKSGKIPMGKDEVNISTEALEMQKQVEDVNSPQRREKVEQLKKQVEEGKYHVSSERIADKLLSFWKKL; this is encoded by the coding sequence ATGCGGATTAATGAACCTAACCGTGTCGGGATGATCAATGCTTACAACAAGACAGGCAACAACCAGGTAGGCAAAAGCGGCAAAATCCCGATGGGCAAGGATGAAGTGAACATTTCCACAGAAGCGCTGGAAATGCAAAAGCAAGTAGAAGATGTCAACTCTCCACAACGTCGGGAAAAAGTGGAGCAGTTGAAGAAGCAAGTGGAGGAAGGAAAATATCACGTCTCAAGTGAGCGGATCGCTGATAAGCTCCTGTCCTTTTGGAAAAAGCTGTAA